A single window of Acidimicrobiales bacterium DNA harbors:
- a CDS encoding SDR family oxidoreductase, whose amino-acid sequence MGLLDGKVAIVTGAGHGIGRGEALELARQGAKVVVNDVGGSVHGEGVDKRPAEEVVEIIRGRGGEAAANYDDVADWDGAAALVRQAVDEFGRLDVLVNNAGIVRDAMIFSMTEDAFDAVVRVHLKGTFATTHHASVYWREESKAGRQPRAAIVNTVSSAGLQGNVGQANYGAAKAGIAALTVISSLELSRYGVRANAVAPGGMTRITATLRKDAEVREPDQLDEGEYDPMNPANSAPMVAWLASDDALHVTGQVFRAVGHRITHYVPWSLGPTIEPKGKPARWEPEAIGPAVNAHVFGSRAPGLQMGG is encoded by the coding sequence ATGGGACTGCTCGACGGCAAGGTGGCCATCGTCACCGGCGCAGGCCATGGCATCGGCCGGGGTGAGGCGCTCGAGCTCGCCCGCCAGGGAGCCAAGGTCGTGGTGAACGACGTCGGCGGCTCGGTGCACGGCGAGGGGGTCGACAAGCGGCCCGCCGAGGAGGTCGTCGAGATCATCAGGGGGCGGGGCGGCGAGGCCGCCGCCAACTACGACGACGTGGCCGACTGGGACGGCGCGGCCGCCCTGGTGCGCCAGGCCGTCGACGAGTTCGGCCGGCTCGACGTGCTCGTCAACAACGCCGGCATCGTGCGCGACGCCATGATCTTCTCCATGACCGAGGACGCCTTCGACGCCGTGGTGCGCGTGCACCTCAAGGGGACCTTCGCCACGACCCACCACGCGTCGGTCTACTGGCGCGAGGAGTCCAAGGCCGGCCGCCAGCCCCGCGCCGCCATCGTCAACACGGTCTCGTCGGCCGGGCTCCAGGGCAACGTGGGCCAGGCCAACTACGGGGCGGCCAAGGCGGGCATCGCCGCGCTCACCGTCATTTCGAGCCTCGAGCTGTCGCGCTACGGCGTGCGGGCGAACGCGGTGGCGCCGGGCGGCATGACGCGCATCACCGCCACCCTGCGCAAGGACGCCGAGGTGCGCGAGCCCGACCAGCTCGACGAGGGCGAGTACGACCCCATGAACCCGGCCAACTCGGCCCCCATGGTGGCGTGGCTGGCGTCGGACGACGCCCTGCACGTGACGGGCCAGGTGTTCCGGGCCGTCGGGCACCGCATCACCCACTACGTCCCCTGGTCCCTCGGCCCCACGATCGAGCCCAAGGGCAAGCCGGCGCGCTGGGAGCCCGAGGCCATCGGCCCCGCCGTGAACGCCCACGTGTTCGGGTCGCGCGCGCCGGGCCTGCAGATGGGCGGTTGA